GAAACCTGAACATCATCAGCACTCATCTGCCTATTTCACAAAAATTGCCGGACTTTGCAAATAATAAATTCTACCATGCCGGCATTCTATATAATGACAGTTTGAAACGATTGGCTGTCGGGATGAAAACGTATGATATGCTGCAAATCCTGAATACGGATATTGAAGTCATAAAATCAGTCCACGGACCGGATCACAACTTTCCGGACTGGACGGGAAAGCAAATATTATCACCTGAAGGTTATATACCTTTGACCGGAAGTACACATAAGATTTACGGCGTTTACTCCGGGGAAACGCCTTCAACAATCAATGACTGGATCAAATCTTTCGGGAAAAACATTCATATCTTTGATTGGGAAGGGCGTCCCCTGAAACGAATCCGAACCGATTACAGGATCGGTGATATTGTCCTATCCGAATCGCAAAAAAGACTCTATCTTGTGTATTACGATGAGGAGTATTTCCGGTTTGGGTATATTGAATTGCTGGAGGATGAGTTGTGATGCCTGTTTCTAAATTCTTCCGGACAACATGGAGATACCTGATGGTTGCTTTGATCCTTGCCGTAGGAATAATCTTTGCTTTCAATTTTGTGAATAAACCGAATAGTACTCCAAATCTCTATCAAAGAAAAATATTATCGGACAAAGAACATATAACAGGAGAATCAATTTATTTTATTAACTCTGTTTTTCCCTCGATGGATCACACGATAAAGGCACGAAACCTGCTTTTAGTTACAAATATTTACAGTTGCCACGGATGCAATGTAGAAGGTGAGCATCTCATTCAAGGAATAAAGGATATACCGGTATATATTTTTGCCCTTGATGACAGAGATGAAAAATTAAAGATAAGGACTGAACATTTGGTTACGTCAGACAGTGTTTTTCAATATGTCCGAAAATTAAATAATATCGATACACCGGTGATTCTTGCTTTTACTGATAGTTTTATAGTTACTAATGCTTTTTTTCCGGGTACCGAAAGCCAGAAAGAATTTGATATGTTTTTATCATCAGTCAGATATGAGAATAATGTCATTTCTTCCCATACTACTTCAAAATAGCGTATGAGTATGAAGACCTCTTTTTTTGTTAAAATATGTAAACTGTGTATTTTTCTACTTATCGTTATTTTGTTATTGTTTAACATTAAGATATTATCAAGTTATAGATTTGGATTGAAACTAAATATTTGGAAGTATTATAGCTATACGGGGTCAAAACCAACACAAATCCATTTACCAATCAAAGATTATAATTATAATCATATCACGGATACCTATGGAGCACTACGCCCAAATGGCAGAAAGCATGATGGACAGGATTTGTTTTGTGATATCGGAACACCAATACAGGCTGTTGTCAGTGGTAATATTGTATATAAAGGAGATGATAAACTTGGCGGCAAAGTTATTTATTTACTGGGTATCGACAACAGACTTTATTATTACGCACATTTATCTGCATTTTCAAAAATAGAAACCGGGCAATTCGTACGCCAGTGTGATATAATTGGTTATTCGGGAAACAGTGGCAATGCCATAACAACACCACCCCATCTGCATTTTGAAATCATGGAAATAAAGTGGCTTTTTCCGTTGATTTATAAAAGTATAAATCCCTTAAATGAATTTGAAAAAGAGAGATCATGACCCTCACAGGCGGGTGTCGCGAACCCGGTGAAGTAAATGAAGGTACAACACAAAAAAGAAAGGAGAAGCCATGAAAACCAAATGGTGGAAAAAAGCCTGTATGGGTCTCTTTGTGGTGGCGATGTTGATGAACCTCACGGTTTATTTTGATTCAGCCGGAGAACGTTCATCAGATCTGAATCTCGGAAATCTGAATGTGAATCTCTTTCAGAAAGCCTATGGGTATACCATAGAAGTTCCTGGGATATGTGTCTATAATCCTAATAGTAGATGCATTTTACCTGGGATCAGCCTTTGGGATCACAAAGAATAGTTAAATAAGACAGGGGGTGGTCAAATACGATTGATCGCCCCCTGTTATGGAGAATATATGCGGTATTTTCTTATTTGGTTATTTCTTCTTATGCTTACATCCTGTTCCACTAAGACAAGTGATGAACAATTTTTCGAAAATTATCACTCTTTTACATCGTTTCCCGACGAAAGAGAGTGTGAGATTAAGTCGTTGGTGCTATATAAATTTGTGTTACCACCGCTAAGATTGTTTATTTTTCAAGATACTTATATTCTTTTTCAAAATTCAGTTGATAATGAAGCAATGCTTTGGATCTACGATATTACAAAAGGAGAATTTATCCAAAAATTTGGCAGAAAAGGGAAAGGACCAGGGGAATTTATTGTAATTGCAAGGATTATTCAAGTCAATGAAAATACTATAGGAATATTTGACGGGACTTTATCAAGGTTTAGTTATTATAATGTTGATAATATTTTGTCCGGAGTTATAATGCCGGATTCTATAAAAAAAATACCTGTGGATTACGGCCTTCCTTTGGATATCCAAAAATTTGATTCCAACCGCTTTATCTCTTATGGGACATATTATCCCAATCGTTATGCTATATTTGATAAAAACTTTGATATCATCAGTACACACGTATCTATTCCAAAAAAAATATTAGATGTTTCTAATTTTACTTTTATCCAAAGTTTTGATCATCCCAATATTATATATAACGATAATATAAAAATGTTTGCTGTCGGCATGAAAACGTATGATATGCTGCAAATCCTGAATACGGATATTGAAGTCGTAAAATCAGTCCACGGGCCGGATCACAACTTTCCGGACTGGACGGGAAAGCAAAAATTATCACCTGAAGGTTATATGCCTTTAACCGGAAGTACACATAAGATTTACGGCGTTTACTCCGGGGAAACGCCTTCAACAATCAATGACTGGATCAAATCTTTCGGGAAAAACATTCATATCTTTGATTGGGAAGGGCGTCCCTTGAAACGAATCCGAACCGATTACAGGATCGGTGATATTGTCATATCCGAATCACAAAAAAGGCTCTATCTTGTGTATTACGATGAGGAGTATTTCCGGTTTGGGTATATTGAATTGCTGGAGGATGAGTTGTGATGCCTGTTTCTGTATTCTTCTGCAAAAGTGAGGATAACTAATGGGTACTATGATCGAAAACATAAATATTAAAATGGATTTAGTCAATAAACCATCCGGAGCATATATAATTATTAGCTTCATTAACATGTTCTACCCTATTACTGTCTACCAGAAATTTAAATTTCCACATCACTACTTATCATATCTAATAAAGATTAATATTTTTTCTAAATAGAATTTATGTATATACTTGTAACAAACACCATAAATTGTCCATGAGAATTAAGATAGCAGCACTAAAAAGGAGACACATGAGAAGAGCATTGTTGATCAGTCTTTGTCTGATAGTAATTGCCTGCGAAAAAGACAAAACTGTAGATATAGAGAAGGTAAAGGATACATATAGCCCGGGAGTTTCCGTTGACATGGAAGCAGTGCATCGAGGCGACTTATATGAATATATCGAGACAACGGCAATTTGTATGGCAAGTGAGAAAGGTATTATTGAAAGCAGAGTTTCCGGTAATGTGCTGGAAATCAGAGCAAGAGATGGCCAGGAATTTGAGAAAGGCGACACCCTCTTTATTCTTGATGCGGAATCATTCCGTAATGAATGGGCTATGATACAGAGTAAATTTGTCAAAGCGGTTTCTGATCTGATTTTGGAACTGGAATCAGAAAACCAGGCAGAGACTGCGGCGGTTTGGAACTCTTATCTGAAAACGATAGACAGACAAAACTTTTCAATAAAAGCACTGCCGGATAATGACAATGTAAAATTAACAGTTATGATGGCAAGACTCGATATCCTGACGCTCTATCAGCAATTAAAAACATATGAAAAACAAATCGAATATTGTGTCATTCGTGCTCCCTTTTCCGGTATTATATCCGATATGGATATCTATGTCGGGGCGTTGGTTCAAGTGGGTCAACCCTTGTGTAAGATGACAAATTTATCAACAATGAACCTAAGCGTTAATATCCTCGAAAATGAATTGCATCATATCAAAGTCGGTTCAGAGATTCAGATACTGTTTGACGGACAGCAAAAAACCCACGTAAGCTATATATTACCGACGATTGATGTTGAACGCCATACCGGTACGGTATTGGCACACATTGAAAATCAAACCAAGATTCTAAAAGACGGACAGCATGTGCGTGTTAAACTGGTTAAAAACATTTATGGAAATAGAATCTACATCCCAAGATCAGCAATGTTATCACGAAACGACCGGGATCTGGTGTTTATAGTGAAGGATGGCATAGCGAAGTGGCAATATGTTAAAACTGGATTTGGAAATAGTGAATTTATCGAAATTATCAGCGGTTTGTCTGAAGGAGACACCGTTATTACTGGTGGTCATTATTCACTTGGACACAATGTTAAAGTAAAACAACGGGCGAACTAAGATGCTTCCTATCCGAAAACCAATTTCCGTTTTGATGATTACTATGGCATTGATACTTATCGGAGTTCAGTCAGGACGCCAGCTCCAGTACAGCTTTTTACCGGACATTGAATACCCTGAGTTTTTGATTTTGTGCAAGTATCCTGGAAGCAGTGTCAGAGAAGTGGAGAAAGAGGTTATCCAACCTTTGGAAGAGGCACTATCGGGCATTGAGGGAATTCGAGAAATGGTCTCATGGTCACGGGATGAACTTGGTATTATTACTTTACGCTTCAAATGGAAAAGTGATGTCCGTTATTCCTTTCTCCGAATTCGGGAAAAAATTGACGAGACAATGGATCAATTCCCAAAAGGTATGGATAGACCTTCAATCATGGATTTTAATCCTTCCTCTTTGCCCGTGCTTCGTTTTACCCTCGCCGGTGATATGGATCTGATCGCTTTATCCAATTTTGCAGAGGATGTTATCAAACCCAGATTGTCGCAACTGAATGGCGTTGCCGGTATTACGATTAGCGGCATGCCCGAACAGGCAATTCAGATTACCATAGATAATCAACAATTGGAACTCTACAAGCTGAAGTATGATGATATACAAAAAGCAATTATCGAAAATTTACCGGGGAAATCCTTTTCATACGATGTTAAATCAGGATATGCCATTCATAAATTAACAGTGGAGTTTCCCGTACGGAATTTACAGGACATGTTGCAACTCCCCATTCCCAATCCTTCCGGCATCCCTCTCATATTGGGAGATATTGCCGAAATAAACCTGAGTACTCTCCCCTTTTCCGGTAATAATTTTTCTGACAAAGAAGCAGCTGTAACAATAAATGTATATAAAGAAGCAGGATCAAATACTCTTCAGGCAGCTCAATCAACACGAGAAGAATTGAAGGTGATTCTTACTCAAAACAAAGATATAAGAATAAAAATTATTTCAGATCAGGGTACTTTTATTTCCACAGCAATCAGCAGTTTAAACCAGTCTATCCTGCTTGGGAGCATCCTTGCTTTTTTTACTATCTGTCTGTTTTTCAAGAAAAGCCGTTATGCTCTGCTATTACTGTTAATGATTCCAATTACCCTGACTATAACGTTCATACTCTTCTATTTTCAGGGTATCTCATTGAATTTTATGACCTTAGGAGGAATTGCGCTTGCAGTGGGTCTAATTGTGGATAATGGTATCGTGATACTCGATTCCGTGCATCGCCATTACCTGCCAAATGAGCCTGATAAGAGCATCTACAAAGGAATTCAGCGTGTAAAGTTGGCTGTATTTGCCTCAACTTTGACTACAATATCCATTTTTTTCCCGGTTGTGTATATTGATGGATATATCTCCATTATCTTTAAAGATCAGGCCTGGGCAATCGTATATACCTTGTTGGTTTCACTGCTGATATCACTGTATGTTATTCCGGCTTTATATAAACTGAGTTTTTCCTTCTCGAAACCACATCAAATCAAAACCGGTGGCAGAATCAATTTTATCGTATGCTTTAGAAAAAGAATAACCCCTCATGTCCGGGTCTTATCACACCCATTTCGTTATTTATTTACCCGGTTTATTTCTGCATTCGACCAATTATACCAACAGAGTGAAGCCGCGTATCACCGTGGGCTTTTCTATTTTCTAAATCATAAATCCCGGCTTTTTTTCCTGCTTTTATTCACGGGAGTAATTGTCATTATTGGCTGGAACACACAATTATCCAAACAATATTGGCCTGATATTCCATCGAACCGGGCAGTCCTCAGTACAGATATTCCGGATGATATACCCTATTCTGTCTTATATGAAGAAACTCAAAAAACCATCGACCAACTATTGAGTCATCCTGCTGTTGAGGGAGTCTATGCCAAAACCTTTGATCCCAGGTCAGGCGATGATTCAGGCCCTGATATTGTTACTCTCACACCGGGATTTTATACCATAGTTTTTGAGTTGAAACTTCTGCACAACATGGATGAAGTTGAATTCCGAAGGATGGATTGGCAAAATCTTATAACATTGCCTGTGAGTTCCTTTCAATCATATCGAACCACGGCATTGAGACAGGAAATCGTTACTCAAGAATCAAAAAATATCTGTATTTATTTTCAAGGCACCGATGATGAACAAAAACTTGAACAAGCAAGCCGTTTCAGAGAGTGGATGGAGAAAAATCAGAAACTTGAAAATGTTGAGATCAATCGGGGTAAATACCAGCCGGCATTAAAGGCTGTTTTTAAGGATGATATGATTGCTAAATATCCTATTAGTCCGTCACTTTCAGCGCAGCGCCTGAAAATAATGAATATCGGAGAAAAAATCACTGTGTGGGCATTTGGCGATGACAATTTCCCAATTGTTTTGAAAAGTAAAGGGGAAGAATATACTTCATTACCTGACTTTATGAATCAGAGTCATCCTGTTGGAACCATTGCATTAAGAAACGAACAGCTCTTTGACATTGAGAAAGAATATGTAATAAACGAAATAAAACATGTTAATAAAAAGAGAGTTATTTCGGTAGAAGCAGACGTCCCTATGACAAAAATGGTTCCACTCATCAGAAAAATAAATCGATGGATTCGTGAAAATCCTTCAGAATCTGTTAATATTTTTATCGCTGAGCAAAGT
This window of the Candidatus Neomarinimicrobiota bacterium genome carries:
- a CDS encoding efflux RND transporter periplasmic adaptor subunit — protein: MRRALLISLCLIVIACEKDKTVDIEKVKDTYSPGVSVDMEAVHRGDLYEYIETTAICMASEKGIIESRVSGNVLEIRARDGQEFEKGDTLFILDAESFRNEWAMIQSKFVKAVSDLILELESENQAETAAVWNSYLKTIDRQNFSIKALPDNDNVKLTVMMARLDILTLYQQLKTYEKQIEYCVIRAPFSGIISDMDIYVGALVQVGQPLCKMTNLSTMNLSVNILENELHHIKVGSEIQILFDGQQKTHVSYILPTIDVERHTGTVLAHIENQTKILKDGQHVRVKLVKNIYGNRIYIPRSAMLSRNDRDLVFIVKDGIAKWQYVKTGFGNSEFIEIISGLSEGDTVITGGHYSLGHNVKVKQRAN
- a CDS encoding efflux RND transporter permease subunit, translating into MLPIRKPISVLMITMALILIGVQSGRQLQYSFLPDIEYPEFLILCKYPGSSVREVEKEVIQPLEEALSGIEGIREMVSWSRDELGIITLRFKWKSDVRYSFLRIREKIDETMDQFPKGMDRPSIMDFNPSSLPVLRFTLAGDMDLIALSNFAEDVIKPRLSQLNGVAGITISGMPEQAIQITIDNQQLELYKLKYDDIQKAIIENLPGKSFSYDVKSGYAIHKLTVEFPVRNLQDMLQLPIPNPSGIPLILGDIAEINLSTLPFSGNNFSDKEAAVTINVYKEAGSNTLQAAQSTREELKVILTQNKDIRIKIISDQGTFISTAISSLNQSILLGSILAFFTICLFFKKSRYALLLLLMIPITLTITFILFYFQGISLNFMTLGGIALAVGLIVDNGIVILDSVHRHYLPNEPDKSIYKGIQRVKLAVFASTLTTISIFFPVVYIDGYISIIFKDQAWAIVYTLLVSLLISLYVIPALYKLSFSFSKPHQIKTGGRINFIVCFRKRITPHVRVLSHPFRYLFTRFISAFDQLYQQSEAAYHRGLFYFLNHKSRLFFLLLFTGVIVIIGWNTQLSKQYWPDIPSNRAVLSTDIPDDIPYSVLYEETQKTIDQLLSHPAVEGVYAKTFDPRSGDDSGPDIVTLTPGFYTIVFELKLLHNMDEVEFRRMDWQNLITLPVSSFQSYRTTALRQEIVTQESKNICIYFQGTDDEQKLEQASRFREWMEKNQKLENVEINRGKYQPALKAVFKDDMIAKYPISPSLSAQRLKIMNIGEKITVWAFGDDNFPIVLKSKGEEYTSLPDFMNQSHPVGTIALRNEQLFDIEKEYVINEIKHVNKKRVISVEADVPMTKMVPLIRKINRWIRENPSESVNIFIAEQSMETATSLMELFKAFILATLIVYLLLAAQFESLLHPLNIMLTVPVGFAGAVLALLLTGGSLNVISLIGIVMLIGIGVNDAILKLDYMLKMRTEEQQTVREAILSMSKVKFRPVLMTTMTTIMAMLPMALGYGGNSEINQPLAVTVIGGLTLTTFFTLFITPVFFELFENNHDKIS